The DNA region CAGCCGCCGCGCGAAGCCGGGCGGACAGACCGTCTGCGCGAACTCGTAGCGGTGGCAGTGGCTGGCCAGTATCCGGTCGGGCCGGAATGCCGGCTGCACCAGGGCCATCGCCGCCAGCGTCTCGTCGATGAAGTCCTGTGCGGGTCGCCGGTAGCGTGGGTTGTCCGCCGCCATGTAGAACGGTGCGTACACGATGTGGCTGCCGTCGCCGGCATTGAGCGCGGAGTACTCGATCAGCCCCGGTATGGCGATGCGCGGGTCGTTGATGTTGAGCCAGAAGTTGCCGGTCAGCGGCTGGTCCAGCTTGATCACCACGCAGGCCACGGCGATGTTCTCGATCGCCTCGATGCTGCGCCGGAACGCCTCCGGCAGGCCCGGCGCCAGTCGCGGCACGTACTGCAGGGGCACCGTCGAAAGCACCGCGGCGTGGCGGCGCGCTTCGCCGCCGACACGCAGGCCGGTGGCGCGGCCGGCGCCGTCGTCCAGCACCTGCTCGACGCCGGCGCGCAGGTGGATGCGGCCGCCCGCCGCCTCGATGCCTTGCGCCATGGCGTCGAGCAGCACCGCCGAACCCCCTTCGAGGTAGCCGAGGGTTTCCTGCATGAGGCTGCGCCGGGACAGGGCCACGCGCTTGATCCGCGTGCCCAGCCAGGCCGCCGAGAGCTGCTCGCTGCGCTCCTGGAACTTCAGCTCGAACAGGCTGCGCCAGAACAGGTCGTAGCCCTTCTCGCCCAGCCAGCGTTTCAGCCATGCCACGGCGCTGAAGTCCTCGTAGCGCGACCAGTCGCGCACCGACTTTGCGCGCAGCGCCATCAGGCCGTAGCGAAGCTTCAGTGGCAGGGAGGCCTGGTCGAAGCGCAGCAGGGCCAGCGGATTGCCCCAGGGGTACAACCGGCCGCGGCAGTAGAAACCCATCTTCGTATCGACCCAGCGCAGCCGGTCGGACAGGCCCAGTTCGGCGAGCAGGTCGAACAGCGGCCGGTCGGGTTTGCAGATGAAGTGGTAGTAGCGCTCCAGCGCCAGGCCGTCGAAATCGAAGGTCGCGCTCATCCCGCCGATGCGGTCGTCGCGTTCGTAGACATCGACGCCGTGGCCGCGGCGGGCAAGCTCAAGGGCGGCCATCAGGCCCATCGGGCCGGCGCCGATCACGGCGTAGCGGTCTGCGGTCATTCGGTGGCGGCTGGGCCTGAGGACCGCACAGGGTAAGGCATCGCCGGCCCGGCTTCATGCCCGGCCGGCGCCGGGCGGCACCGGCACGGGCGATAATGCCGCTCCAGTCGCCATCGCGTCCTGTCGTGCCCTCGTCCCGGTTCCTGCGCTTTCTGCTGGTCGGTGGCTTCGCCGCCGCGGTCAACCTTGCGGCCGGCATCCTGCTGCGCCAGTGGCTGGGGTTCGCCCCGGCGGCGGTGATCGCCTACGCCATCGGCATGGCCACCGCCTTCGTGCTCAATCGCCTGCTGGTGTTCGCCGGCGCCGCCCGGCCGGTGCACGAGCAGGCCGCCTGGTTCGTTCTGGTCAACCTCGCCGGCGTCGCCCAGACCGTGCTGATCGGCCTGCTGCTGGCTCGCATCGTCCTGCCCTGGCTGGACTGGACCTGGCACACCGACACCGTCGCCCACGCCGTCGGTATCGCCGTGCCGGTGGTCACCAGCTACCTGGGGCACAAGCACCTGAGTTTCCGGGGGGCGTCGTCCGGCGGGTGATGCCGCCGCCGGCCGGCGGCGTTGGTTGATAGGGGGGCGCGGCAGGGCTAAGTGGGACGGATTTGGCTTCGAGCCCATCGTCGACACCTCGTCCGATCGCTGGTGAAGGCGGGTATTGCCCCTTCCCTTCCGCCCAGGTTTCTGCGCCGATAGCTTTTCCCCTGGTTGTCGAGGCGCGGGAATGGGGTTAGGTGCACAATTGCGAAGGGTCCCAGCAGGCGGTGGCGGTGCGCTCGATAGCGAGCCCTACCCCGGGAACGCTGGGGCGAATCGCCTCAAAGCTTGGTGCTAGGAGTACTGGACCATGGACCAAATGACGCTGGCCACGATCGTTCCAAGGCTCCCGTCTTTCGACCAGGACGACGAAATGGTGATCCACATGAGGCAGCCATGGTCGTTGTCGTCGGACTGCGAGGTTGTCTCACACGATGCCAAGGAGCGAGCAGAACAGGATGGCTTCGAATACTTCCTGGAAGTGGCAGTGGCACTGGAGGTGCTGGAGGGTTACGCTGATCGCGATCTTTCCTTGGACGAGCAGTCCGCGAGGCTGCTGTTCTACGCAGAGAATGATGCCTTCCTCGATTAGCTTCCGGTAAACGGAGCGCAAGCGCCCGGCCGGATCCGGGCTCGCACCGGGGCCTGAACGCCGGGACGGCTTCGGTCCTTCGAGCCCTCCACCAGCTGAGCTCTCGTGCGGGGCGCTTGTCCCCTTCGAGTGGTCTTGCGGGATTTTCGGCTGCCGTTTCGTCGGGCCGATCGGCATTGACCTCCGTCGCTGCTGCGCAGCGCGCGCTCAAAGCTGGTGACGAGCATACTTCCCAGGTTCACGTTCCATAACGATCCCGCCAGGCGGTGGCGGCTTGTGCGAAAGTGCACCTTGACCCTACCCCTGTGAGCTGACCCATGGACCTCGTCCGGCTCCGCATACCGTACGAATTTGTCTGCGAAAGGACGCGACCTAGCTGGCGCGACATTCGCTTCGGTCTGTTGAACGAACTTCTCGATCCCAAGGCTCCCGTAGCGCTCGCTATCGAGCAGGTAGGTGAGGTTGAGGTGCCCGCTGCAGCGTTGGTCGAGCTCGCGGGAGCGGGTGAGAATGAGCCAACGTCCGAGCAGGTCAGGCGCCTTGCCGACAGCGAGCCCCTATGTTCCGAAGGCGGTGTTCGTGCCAAGTGGCTTTACCTCGTGCTCGCATGGGTCTACGAGCATCGGAGTGAATACTCGGATCCGCTGAAATATGTGGAGGAGGTCTACGGGGACTTCGGCTATCCAGAGCAGATCGAGAGCTTCGTGAGGAACATGCCGATGGTTGGACCGGACCTTGGTAGCCGCGACGCCAACGAGCGTCGGCTGTTCGAGCGATGGAAGCAGTACTTGGACAAGATGGCGACGATCTATTCGGGGTAGCCGGCAGTACTGCTGCTTCCTCGCACTTTTCGCGTTACCGTGCCCGAGTCTACGACGGTCAGAAGCCGGGTCCAGAAACCGGGGCAGGTCCAGCTATCCCGAGCCATCATCGGGTGAGAGCTCATCGTGCAGGAGTGCATGCCACCGTTGTGCAGCCCTGCCTAGCGCCTCGGCTGCCGGTTCGTCGAAATGTGCGGTCATTGCGCCGGACACGCCGCTGCGCCGCGCCAGGTCGAGGTCGGTGAGGGTGCCGAGGTCGTCCTGCAGGGCCTTCAGCCGCCGCGTCTCGCGGGCCAGCGGCAGGTCGGGCAGCAGCGGGGTGAAGAACTCGCTGAGATAGCGCAGGGCCTTGAGGTCCTTGCGCAGGCGGTGGCGGGCGGCTTCGTCGAGGGCCGCCAGGTCCGGGTCGGCGCGGCGGGCGCGCTGCCAGGCGCGGTCCAGGGCATGACGAGCCAGGTCGGCTGCCGGGCCCTTGCGGCGGCGCCGGGCCTTGCCGCCGCGCCGACGCCACAGCGGGCCGGCGAACAGGTCGCGCACGCGGTCTGCGAAGGCCTGGGCGCGACGGGCGGTCAGGGCCTGGCGGGTCTGGGTGCGGAGCGCGGGAAGGGCGGGAAGGGGGTCAGGTTCACTTTCGCGTGAGCCGCTTAGGCCTGGCGAGCGCGCTGGGGAAAGTGAACCTGACCCCCTTCCCGACCCCGCCCTTCCCGCCAGCACGTCGGCATCGCGCAGCGGCCCGATCAACCGGAACAGCGCGCGCGCCTCCAGCTCGACCGGCAGCACCATGGCGAGGTCGAGGATCGGCCGGAAGCCGCGCAGCGCGGTGCGCAGCCGGCGCAGCGCGACCCGGCTGCCGTGCGGGCCGCGCGGGTCGTCGCTGGCCATCAGCCCGGCCAGGTGGCGCTCGTAGTCGCCCAGGCAGGCGTCGATGACCTGCTGCAAGGCCTCGCCGGCGTCCATGCCCGGGTGCAGTTCGGGGAGGCTGTGACCGGTCGCGCGCGCTGACATGCGGCGATGATGCCGCGCCGGTCTTCGCCGCGTGTTACCGCGGCATGACAGTCCGGCAGTGCGCCTCGAGGTCCCGCCCGATTCCCCCTCTGACCCAACCGCTGCCCGGAATACCCCTCCGTCCTCGCGCCCCTATTGCCACATCCCATGCCACGGCCGAGACTCCATCCGGTCCCCGGTCCCCGGTCCCCGGTCCCCGGTCCCCGGTCCCCGAATCCCGAATCCCGAATCCCGAATCCCGAATCCCGAATCCCGAATCCCGAATCCCGAATCCCGAGTCCCGAGTCCCGGCTCCCCCTCACGTCCTCCGCAACACCACCCCGCTGTAGCGCGGATCACAGTAGCTCTCGCGCACCGCCTGCTCGAAGGGCGTCTGGCGGACGCCGAACACGGCCTCGGTGTCGACGCCGGTGAAGCGGTCGCCGGCGCTGAGGGCGTCGAGCTGGGCGGCGGTGAACGGCGGGCGGCGGCTGAACAAGGCGTAGGTGCGCAGCAGCAGTCGGAACAGCGGGTAGGGGATGGGCACGATCAGGGTGCGCAGACCCTTGACGCGCTTGATGGTGCGGATGATGTCGATGTAGTCGATGCCGGTGTCGCCGCAGATGTCGTAGGCGGCGCCGTCGGGCCGCATCTCGATGCAGCGCACGATGCAACGGCAGAAGTCGCGCTCGTACAGGGGCTGGCGCAGGTAGCGACCGTCGCCGGGGATCGGGAACACCGGGGTGCGCGCCATGAAGCGCGACAGCCAGCCCAGGTGCTTGGGATCGAACCAGCCGAACATCAATGTCGGGCGCAGGATGCAGTGGCGCAGGCCGCTGGCCACGACCAGGGCCTCCTGGGCCTTCTTGGTGCGGGTGTAGTCGTCGTCGGCCACCGAGTTCACCACCGACGAGCTGATGTGCACCAGGTAGGGCACGCCGGCCGCCCGCGTCGCGGCCAGCACGTGGCGGGTGGCCTGCTCGTTGTTGCGCACGAACTCGTCCGGGTACTTGCCGGTGATCTGGGCGTGCAGCTGCACCACGCAGGCGGCGCCCTGGAAGTGCGCCTGCCAGTCGCCCGGTTCGGCGAGGTCGGACAGAACGCAGGTCACCTCCGGATGCAGGCGCTGCAGGATGGCCAGGTTATGGGCGTGCTTGTCGATCGCCACCAGGCGCGTCCAGCCCTGGGCCTTGAGCTCGACCACCAGGTTCTGGCCGACCAGGCCGGCTGCGCCGGTCAGCACCAGCGGCGCGTGCTTGTCGATCGCCGCCATGCTCAGAACTTCAGGCGCCGGAACACGAACTCGGGCAGCGCCTTGATCGCCGTCATCACCGGCCGCCAGAACCAGGGCAGATAGACCACGGCGCGGCGCCGCTCGACGGCGCGAACGATGCCGGCGGCGACCGCCTCCGGGCGCGCCCACAGCGCGCCCTTGGCGAAGGCCGCGGTCATCGGCGTGTCGACGAAGCCGGGCTTGATGGTCAGCACGTCGACGCCGGACCGGCCCAGGCGCTGGCGCAGGGCGCTGGCGTAGGCGCTGACCGCGGCCTTGGCGGCGCCGTAGATGGCGTTGCTGGCGCGGCCGCGGTCGCCGGCCACCGAGGAGATCACCGCCAGGGTGCCGTCGCCCTGTGCCTCCAGCAGGCCGGCCAGGCGGTGCATCAGGGCGATCGTGCTGCCGCCGTTGGTGGCGAAGTGCGCCATCGCCAGGGCGGCATCGCGGTCGCAGGCGGCGGCGTCGGGCAGGGTGCCGTGCGCCAGCAGGGCGATGTCGATGCCGCCCAGCGCCTGCCGTGCCGCCGCCAGCGCGGCCTCGTGACCGGCCAGGTCGTCGACGTCGAGCGTGCCGGTGTCGACGGCGCCGGCGCCGCGCACGCGCAGGTCGTCGGCCAGCGCCGCCAGCCGGCCGGGATCGCGGCCGATGAGGTACAGCGCCGCGCCGCGCACCGCCCACTGCCGGGCGCAGGCGGTGGCGATCGCCGAGGTGGCACCGATGATCAGGATCTTCTGCATGGCTGTCAGTCCGCGAGGTCGGCCATCACCCGTCGCCAGAAGCTCGACGAGAAGGCCGGGTCGATGTGCCGGGAGAAAGTTTCCCAGGCCGGGAAGAACCGCCGGAAATGGTCGCCGCGCATGCGTGCGTCCTTGGCCGGATACACCGCGCCGCCGGCCTCGGCGACCAGGTCGTCGAGCCGCGCCAGCAGGGCGAAGGTGGCCTCGCCGCGGAACGGGAAGTCCAGCGCCAGGGTGGTGCCCGGGCGCGGGAAGCTGAGCAGGCCGGGCGAGGCCAGGGCGCCGAAGGTCTTCAGCACCGCCAGGAACGAGCCGGTGCCGCTGTCGGCGATGGCGTCCAGCAGGGCGGCGATGGCCGCGGGCGCCACCGACGGCGGCAGCACGCACTGGTGCTGCAGGAAGCCGCGCGGTCCGTACAGGCGGTTCCACTGGCCGATGCCGTCCAGTGGATAGAAGAACGGCTGGTAGTGGACGATGCGGTGGCGGCGCCGCGGCAGGTGCCAGTAAAGGCGGTTGAAGCTGCGCAGGCCCGGCCCGCCCAGCAGGGGGAACGGCGGCGTGAAGGGCACCGACAGGCCCGGCCGCGGCGGCGCCGGGCCGTCGGCCAGGCCGCAGGC from Lysobacterales bacterium includes:
- a CDS encoding DUF2247 family protein, with amino-acid sequence MDLVRLRIPYEFVCERTRPSWRDIRFGLLNELLDPKAPVALAIEQVGEVEVPAAALVELAGAGENEPTSEQVRRLADSEPLCSEGGVRAKWLYLVLAWVYEHRSEYSDPLKYVEEVYGDFGYPEQIESFVRNMPMVGPDLGSRDANERRLFERWKQYLDKMATIYSG
- a CDS encoding NAD(P)/FAD-dependent oxidoreductase yields the protein MTADRYAVIGAGPMGLMAALELARRGHGVDVYERDDRIGGMSATFDFDGLALERYYHFICKPDRPLFDLLAELGLSDRLRWVDTKMGFYCRGRLYPWGNPLALLRFDQASLPLKLRYGLMALRAKSVRDWSRYEDFSAVAWLKRWLGEKGYDLFWRSLFELKFQERSEQLSAAWLGTRIKRVALSRRSLMQETLGYLEGGSAVLLDAMAQGIEAAGGRIHLRAGVEQVLDDGAGRATGLRVGGEARRHAAVLSTVPLQYVPRLAPGLPEAFRRSIEAIENIAVACVVIKLDQPLTGNFWLNINDPRIAIPGLIEYSALNAGDGSHIVYAPFYMAADNPRYRRPAQDFIDETLAAMALVQPAFRPDRILASHCHRYEFAQTVCPPGFARRLPPMRTPLAGLYMADTSYYYPEDRSISESVRVGRELAAQTLSHQKAAA
- a CDS encoding GtrA family protein, with product MPSSRFLRFLLVGGFAAAVNLAAGILLRQWLGFAPAAVIAYAIGMATAFVLNRLLVFAGAARPVHEQAAWFVLVNLAGVAQTVLIGLLLARIVLPWLDWTWHTDTVAHAVGIAVPVVTSYLGHKHLSFRGASSGG
- a CDS encoding CHAD domain-containing protein, with the protein product MSARATGHSLPELHPGMDAGEALQQVIDACLGDYERHLAGLMASDDPRGPHGSRVALRRLRTALRGFRPILDLAMVLPVELEARALFRLIGPLRDADVLAGRAGSGRGSGSLSPARSPGLSGSRESEPDPLPALPALRTQTRQALTARRAQAFADRVRDLFAGPLWRRRGGKARRRRKGPAADLARHALDRAWQRARRADPDLAALDEAARHRLRKDLKALRYLSEFFTPLLPDLPLARETRRLKALQDDLGTLTDLDLARRSGVSGAMTAHFDEPAAEALGRAAQRWHALLHDELSPDDGSG
- a CDS encoding NAD-dependent epimerase/dehydratase family protein, translating into MAAIDKHAPLVLTGAAGLVGQNLVVELKAQGWTRLVAIDKHAHNLAILQRLHPEVTCVLSDLAEPGDWQAHFQGAACVVQLHAQITGKYPDEFVRNNEQATRHVLAATRAAGVPYLVHISSSVVNSVADDDYTRTKKAQEALVVASGLRHCILRPTLMFGWFDPKHLGWLSRFMARTPVFPIPGDGRYLRQPLYERDFCRCIVRCIEMRPDGAAYDICGDTGIDYIDIIRTIKRVKGLRTLIVPIPYPLFRLLLRTYALFSRRPPFTAAQLDALSAGDRFTGVDTEAVFGVRQTPFEQAVRESYCDPRYSGVVLRRT
- a CDS encoding SDR family oxidoreductase is translated as MQKILIIGATSAIATACARQWAVRGAALYLIGRDPGRLAALADDLRVRGAGAVDTGTLDVDDLAGHEAALAAARQALGGIDIALLAHGTLPDAAACDRDAALAMAHFATNGGSTIALMHRLAGLLEAQGDGTLAVISSVAGDRGRASNAIYGAAKAAVSAYASALRQRLGRSGVDVLTIKPGFVDTPMTAAFAKGALWARPEAVAAGIVRAVERRRAVVYLPWFWRPVMTAIKALPEFVFRRLKF